A window from Flavobacterium gyeonganense encodes these proteins:
- a CDS encoding winged helix-turn-helix transcriptional regulator yields the protein MKNQNENTEVNKEFTDECHKVLLAVSDALYAIGGKWKLMIIIAIARGNNRFMEIQRQVTGISARVLSNELKELEMNGFIIKKVDVGYPVTIEYQLLPYSNTLEEVVSAMTKWGMQHREKIKRKEVKILL from the coding sequence ATGAAAAATCAAAATGAAAATACAGAAGTAAATAAGGAATTTACAGATGAATGCCATAAAGTATTGCTAGCAGTAAGTGATGCGCTTTATGCAATAGGAGGAAAGTGGAAACTTATGATAATTATTGCTATAGCTAGAGGTAATAATCGATTTATGGAAATTCAGAGACAGGTGACAGGAATTTCTGCAAGAGTTCTTTCGAATGAGCTCAAAGAACTTGAGATGAATGGTTTTATCATTAAAAAAGTCGATGTTGGATACCCTGTAACTATAGAATATCAACTTTTGCCATACAGCAATACTTTAGAAGAAGTGGTTAGCGCTATGACAAAATGGGGAATGCAGCATCGTGAAAAAATAAAAAGGAAAGAAGTTAAGATCCTACTCTAA
- a CDS encoding nuclear transport factor 2 family protein, producing MELFTPNITYKAFMGGIVVSEVSGKTNMEKEFIGHASLVKTYFTLNGQHEVQIDNDFASGVSFAQIKMIREIDGKNVLTDYSVRYDDKYILQNDKWLINYREGHFVIIEERLLTS from the coding sequence ATGGAATTATTTACACCTAACATAACCTATAAAGCCTTTATGGGTGGGATAGTTGTCTCTGAAGTTTCAGGAAAAACTAACATGGAGAAGGAATTTATTGGTCATGCATCGCTGGTAAAAACCTACTTCACCCTTAATGGACAGCATGAAGTACAAATTGACAATGATTTTGCCTCTGGTGTATCATTCGCTCAAATAAAAATGATAAGAGAAATTGATGGAAAAAATGTATTGACAGACTACAGCGTTAGATATGATGATAAATACATACTCCAAAACGACAAATGGCTTATAAATTATCGTGAAGGTCATTTCGTTATTATTGAGGAAAGGCTATTAACTTCGTAA
- a CDS encoding rhamnogalacturonan acetylesterase — protein MKSKFAASIFCIAASVMVMAFTTKKSNITTVYLIGDSTMADYANNYEPGKDYMKTRYPVTGWGQVFQPFFAKDSLKQIKNLIKTDSVHVDDRARGGRSTRTFFQEGRWRSVYENLKKGDIVMMQFGHNDGAADKTERYVDVEGYKEFLRLFVSQAREKGAYPIILTPVARNFPWKDNVLNDVHGEYDKAPKDVAAEMKVALIDLNKASREFFTKKGKDFVSENYFMNLPAGKYEAYPEGQKDNTHFQTKGGKEVARLVFEGMKELNSSLKK, from the coding sequence ATGAAATCAAAATTTGCAGCCTCAATTTTTTGCATAGCAGCAAGTGTTATGGTCATGGCTTTCACAACAAAAAAATCCAATATAACAACGGTTTATTTAATTGGAGATTCCACTATGGCTGATTATGCCAATAATTATGAACCGGGGAAAGACTATATGAAAACACGATATCCGGTTACGGGTTGGGGGCAGGTTTTTCAGCCATTTTTTGCCAAAGACAGTTTGAAGCAAATAAAGAATTTGATAAAAACAGATAGTGTTCATGTTGATGACAGAGCAAGAGGAGGAAGAAGTACCAGAACCTTTTTTCAGGAGGGGCGTTGGAGATCTGTATATGAAAATCTTAAAAAAGGAGACATTGTTATGATGCAGTTTGGACATAATGACGGAGCAGCAGATAAAACAGAAAGATATGTAGATGTTGAAGGCTACAAAGAATTTTTGAGACTGTTTGTATCGCAGGCAAGGGAAAAAGGAGCTTATCCAATTATCCTGACGCCTGTAGCCAGAAATTTTCCTTGGAAAGATAATGTTTTAAATGATGTTCACGGAGAATATGACAAAGCACCTAAAGATGTTGCGGCTGAGATGAAAGTAGCTTTAATAGATTTGAACAAAGCTTCAAGAGAATTTTTTACCAAAAAAGGAAAGGATTTTGTGTCTGAAAATTATTTTATGAATTTACCTGCTGGAAAATATGAAGCCTATCCGGAAGGTCAAAAAGATAATACTCATTTTCAAACCAAAGGAGGAAAAGAAGTAGCCAGACTTGTTTTTGAAGGGATGAAAGAATTAAATTCTAGTTTGAAAAAATAA
- a CDS encoding alpha/beta hydrolase, with translation MMRLFDKGGLLLCFFLCFQIWAQDNMRVIPNDTSYNVANEFRKNKKRFPEIKIAKDLLPAGVTEQRQLVYTTLKNTPFGDRDLHVDIFSPKKPGKYPALIMIHGGGWRSGDKALQIPMAQKLAAKGIVTICVEYQLSMEAKYPAAVYNIKSAIRWARANAEKFGIDPNKIAISGCSAGGQLAMLVGLTSGVTSKEGDQGNLGFSSEINAIVDIDGVVDFMAPMSLNLTRKPNSPDVEWLGGTFVEKPEIWKDASSIFWANEKSCPILFINSGYSRFHAGQDELIGMMKEWGIYTEVHQFDVKIHPFWLFEPWVDPTVNYIHDFLIKNLNK, from the coding sequence ATGATGAGATTATTTGATAAAGGCGGTTTGTTGCTATGTTTTTTTCTTTGTTTCCAGATTTGGGCTCAGGATAATATGCGTGTTATTCCAAACGATACTTCCTATAATGTAGCCAATGAATTCAGGAAGAATAAAAAGCGTTTCCCCGAAATAAAAATTGCAAAAGACCTATTGCCAGCCGGAGTTACAGAACAAAGGCAGCTGGTTTACACAACATTAAAAAATACTCCTTTTGGAGACAGGGATCTACATGTAGATATTTTCTCTCCAAAAAAGCCAGGAAAATATCCTGCCCTGATTATGATTCATGGCGGTGGATGGAGATCGGGAGATAAAGCATTGCAGATTCCGATGGCACAAAAATTAGCAGCCAAAGGTATCGTAACCATTTGTGTGGAATATCAGCTTTCGATGGAAGCAAAATATCCTGCAGCAGTTTATAATATCAAATCAGCGATAAGATGGGCTAGGGCAAATGCAGAAAAGTTTGGTATTGATCCAAATAAAATTGCTATTTCCGGATGTTCGGCCGGTGGACAATTGGCCATGCTCGTTGGACTTACAAGTGGTGTAACATCCAAAGAAGGCGATCAGGGTAATTTAGGTTTCTCAAGCGAGATAAATGCTATTGTTGATATCGACGGAGTTGTTGATTTTATGGCACCGATGTCTCTTAATTTAACCCGAAAACCGAATTCTCCGGATGTAGAATGGCTGGGAGGCACTTTCGTAGAAAAACCCGAAATATGGAAAGACGCTTCCAGTATTTTCTGGGCAAATGAAAAGTCGTGTCCCATATTATTTATAAATAGCGGTTATTCCAGATTCCACGCAGGTCAGGATGAGTTAATCGGGATGATGAAAGAATGGGGAATCTATACTGAAGTTCATCAATTTGATGTAAAAATTCACCCTTTTTGGCTGTTTGAACCTTGGGTCGATCCTACGGTTAATTATATCCATGATTTTTTAATTAAAAATTTGAATAAATAA